One window of Alteriqipengyuania lutimaris genomic DNA carries:
- a CDS encoding DUF817 domain-containing protein, whose translation MAETFGASRFQQVRARLEAFDPGSGWRLWIYEFLLFGFKQGWACLFGGLLLALLLATHFLYPDDAPLARYDFLTLAALSIQIAMLAFRLETWDEAKVILIFHVVGTVMEVFKTYAGSWVYPEPSLLRIAGVPLFSGFMYAAVGSYIARVWRIFDFRFAHYPPRSATWLLAVGVYANFFLHHYWLDLRWLLFGATALIFWRTSVHFRNFRVHRWMPLLLGFGLVALFIWFAENIGTFARAWSYPGQETGWKMVSLAKYGSWYLLMIISFVLVALVQPIRRPDKSSRGDAKPMAEAPARA comes from the coding sequence ATGGCTGAAACCTTCGGCGCGAGCCGCTTCCAGCAAGTCCGCGCGCGGCTCGAAGCCTTCGATCCCGGTTCGGGCTGGCGGCTGTGGATCTACGAATTCCTGCTGTTCGGCTTCAAGCAGGGCTGGGCCTGCCTGTTCGGCGGCCTGCTGCTCGCGCTGCTGCTGGCGACACATTTCCTCTACCCTGATGACGCCCCCCTCGCCCGGTACGATTTCCTGACGCTCGCCGCGCTCAGCATCCAGATTGCGATGCTCGCTTTCAGGCTGGAGACGTGGGACGAGGCCAAGGTGATCCTGATCTTCCATGTGGTCGGTACGGTGATGGAGGTGTTCAAGACCTATGCCGGGTCATGGGTCTATCCCGAGCCTTCGCTGCTCAGGATTGCGGGCGTGCCGCTGTTTTCCGGCTTCATGTACGCCGCGGTGGGCAGCTATATCGCGCGCGTGTGGCGGATCTTCGATTTCCGCTTCGCGCATTACCCGCCGCGCTCGGCGACGTGGCTGCTGGCTGTCGGCGTCTACGCGAACTTCTTCCTCCACCACTACTGGCTGGACCTGCGCTGGCTGCTGTTCGGCGCGACCGCGCTGATCTTCTGGCGCACCAGCGTCCACTTCCGCAATTTCCGCGTGCACCGCTGGATGCCCCTGCTGCTCGGCTTCGGGCTGGTCGCGCTGTTCATCTGGTTTGCGGAGAACATCGGCACCTTTGCCCGCGCGTGGTCCTACCCGGGGCAGGAGACGGGGTGGAAGATGGTCAGCCTCGCCAAGTACGGTAGCTGGTATCTGCTGATGATCATCAGCTTCGTGCTGGTGGCGCTGGTGCAGCCGATCCGCCGGCCGGACAAATCGTCGCGAGGCGATGCGAAACCGATGGCGGAGGCGCCGGCACGCGCCTAA
- a CDS encoding vWA domain-containing protein, which translates to MFLNFVDELRAAGISASLKEHLTLLEALDKDVIEQTPEAFYYLARATFVKDEGLLDRFDQVFAKVFKGIMTDYGQEQVDIPEDWLKAVAEKYLTEEEMAQIEKMGSWDELMDTLKKRLEEQKERHEGGSKWIGTGGTSPFGHSGYHPEGVRIGGESKNKRAVKVWEKREFKNLDNTKELGTRNIKMALRRLRRFAREGAADELDIDQTIRGTAKQGWLDIHMRPERRNAVKLLLFLDVGGSMDPFIKVTEELFSAATSEFKNLEFFYFHNCLYEGVWKDNRRRWQERTKTWDILHKYGHDYKVVFVGDAAMSPYEISHPGGSVEHMNEEAGATWMQRMTNTYPATVWLNPIPERQWNYSQSTSMMKQLVNDRMYPLTLDGLDDAMRELSRKQG; encoded by the coding sequence GTGTTTTTGAATTTCGTCGACGAGCTGCGCGCCGCGGGCATTTCCGCCAGCCTCAAGGAGCATCTCACGCTGCTCGAAGCGCTCGACAAGGATGTGATCGAGCAGACGCCCGAGGCGTTCTATTACCTCGCCCGCGCCACCTTCGTGAAGGACGAAGGGCTGCTCGACCGGTTCGACCAGGTCTTCGCCAAGGTCTTCAAGGGGATCATGACCGACTACGGCCAGGAACAGGTCGATATCCCCGAAGACTGGCTGAAGGCCGTCGCCGAAAAATACCTCACCGAAGAGGAAATGGCGCAGATCGAGAAGATGGGCTCGTGGGACGAGCTCATGGACACGCTCAAGAAACGGCTTGAGGAGCAGAAGGAGCGGCACGAGGGCGGCAGCAAGTGGATCGGCACGGGCGGCACCTCGCCCTTCGGCCACTCCGGCTACCACCCCGAAGGCGTGCGCATCGGTGGCGAGAGCAAGAACAAGCGCGCGGTGAAGGTGTGGGAAAAGCGCGAGTTCAAGAACCTCGACAACACCAAGGAACTGGGCACTCGCAACATCAAGATGGCGCTGCGCCGCCTTCGCCGTTTCGCGCGCGAGGGGGCGGCGGACGAGCTCGATATCGACCAGACCATCCGCGGCACCGCCAAGCAGGGCTGGCTCGACATCCACATGCGGCCCGAACGCCGCAATGCGGTAAAACTGCTGCTGTTCCTCGACGTCGGCGGGTCGATGGACCCGTTCATCAAGGTGACCGAAGAGCTGTTCAGCGCGGCCACATCCGAGTTCAAGAACCTCGAATTCTTCTACTTCCACAACTGCCTCTACGAAGGCGTGTGGAAGGACAACCGCCGCCGCTGGCAGGAGCGGACCAAGACCTGGGACATCCTCCACAAGTACGGCCACGACTACAAGGTCGTGTTCGTGGGCGATGCCGCGATGAGCCCCTACGAAATCTCGCATCCCGGCGGCTCGGTCGAGCATATGAACGAGGAAGCGGGCGCCACCTGGATGCAGCGGATGACGAACACGTACCCGGCGACCGTGTGGCTCAACCCGATCCCCGAACGGCAGTGGAACTACTCGCAGTCGACCAGCATGATGAAACAGCTGGTCAATGACCGCATGTATCCGCTCACGCTCGACGGGTTGGACGATGCAATGCGCGAATTGAGCCGCAAGCAGGGTTAG
- a CDS encoding serine hydrolase — protein MIRHAMLAIALASPMAAPAMAQMPDSAVEQGESRFEARAADVVAVLRGEKDAAEVFAPAFLAQVPATQLAQIGNQLTTELGPLVGVESVEPVNANRATVSLRFEDATAAGPLTLDPAAPFLVTGLLLNDIQQLDDGPTKISADMAALGGSAAAWFGPLDGEAIFAYGDPAKQYALGSTFKLYVLAALSRAVAEGRLSWADVVTLDAKSFPSGIMQDWPDGAPVTLHTAATLMISISDNTATDLVIEAVGREAIEAEMRASGHSDPSKSFPFLTTREMFAVKAGDAGMAYAAADEAGRRTMLETLDTDGLTQRRVEEVFASGTPVLIEEVEWFASMRDERALMRVLAALPDDTAREIMSISTALNDADEAGWSYVGYKGGSETGVLNMSWLLRDEAGRWHMLAISQMDPAGAVDTATLLLLARRILALARQDAQ, from the coding sequence ATGATCCGTCACGCAATGCTGGCAATCGCCCTCGCCAGCCCGATGGCAGCGCCGGCCATGGCCCAGATGCCGGACTCCGCTGTGGAACAAGGCGAAAGCAGGTTCGAGGCGCGCGCGGCCGATGTGGTCGCGGTCCTGCGCGGGGAAAAGGACGCCGCGGAGGTGTTCGCACCTGCCTTCCTCGCACAGGTCCCGGCCACTCAGCTCGCGCAGATCGGGAATCAGCTGACAACGGAGCTCGGCCCGCTCGTCGGCGTAGAATCGGTCGAACCGGTAAATGCCAACCGCGCAACGGTCAGCCTGCGGTTCGAGGATGCGACCGCGGCGGGGCCGTTGACGCTCGATCCGGCGGCGCCCTTTCTCGTGACCGGGCTGCTGCTGAACGACATCCAGCAGCTCGACGACGGCCCCACGAAAATCTCCGCCGACATGGCGGCGCTCGGCGGCAGCGCGGCGGCCTGGTTCGGTCCGCTCGATGGCGAAGCGATCTTTGCCTACGGCGATCCCGCCAAGCAGTACGCGCTGGGATCGACCTTCAAGCTCTACGTGCTGGCCGCGCTTTCGCGCGCGGTGGCGGAAGGGCGGCTGTCGTGGGCCGATGTCGTCACGCTCGACGCCAAAAGCTTTCCGAGCGGGATCATGCAGGACTGGCCCGACGGCGCGCCGGTAACGCTCCACACCGCCGCGACGCTGATGATCTCGATCAGCGACAACACCGCGACCGACCTGGTGATCGAGGCGGTGGGTCGCGAAGCGATCGAGGCCGAGATGCGCGCGAGCGGCCACTCCGATCCTTCGAAGAGCTTCCCTTTCCTGACCACGCGAGAAATGTTCGCGGTGAAGGCGGGCGACGCGGGCATGGCCTATGCCGCGGCCGACGAAGCCGGGCGCCGCACGATGCTTGAGACGCTCGATACCGATGGGCTGACGCAGCGGCGCGTGGAGGAGGTTTTCGCCTCCGGCACGCCGGTGCTGATCGAGGAGGTCGAATGGTTTGCCAGCATGCGCGACGAACGCGCCCTGATGCGCGTGCTCGCCGCCCTGCCCGATGATACGGCGCGCGAGATCATGAGCATCAGCACCGCGCTCAACGATGCCGACGAGGCGGGCTGGAGCTATGTCGGCTACAAGGGCGGGTCGGAAACCGGCGTGCTCAACATGAGCTGGCTGCTGCGCGACGAGGCGGGCCGCTGGCACATGCTCGCGATCAGCCAGATGGACCCGGCGGGCGCGGTCGATACCGCGACCCTGCTGCTCCTCGCCCGGCGCATCCTGGCCCTCGCCCGACAGGACGCGCAATAG
- a CDS encoding bifunctional alpha/beta hydrolase/OsmC family protein, translated as MPTEPITIKTPRGHELAGSLELPTGLVRGAALFAHCFTCTKQSRAAVEVTRALARQGIACLRFDFTGLGGSGGDFGRAGFASDVEDLVASANHLCDRFEGKILLVGHSLGGAAVLAAADMIGRDRVAAIATIGAPADVPHVLGNIKGDLAAIEREGEGEVTIAGRAFQLSREFLDKTRAIELPEEVARLKLPILIAHSPTDEIVGIENAGALFEAAKHPKSFVSLAGADHLLTKAEDAHFIADMIAAWGARYIPMRDDWPMPEEGVVVCTGHGKFGTEVHTPSHRFIVDEPTGYGGDDTGPTPYDLLTAALGTCTAMTMKMYADRKGLPFEGARVAVTHERNHGDECNHVAAMEEGKQVQALHRTITLLGDDLTAEQRAKLIEIADKCPVHKTLEGHLHVHTRVEEK; from the coding sequence ATGCCGACCGAGCCGATCACGATCAAAACGCCCCGGGGCCACGAACTTGCCGGATCGCTGGAGCTTCCGACCGGGCTGGTGCGCGGTGCGGCGCTCTTCGCGCACTGCTTCACCTGCACCAAGCAGAGCCGCGCCGCAGTCGAGGTGACGCGCGCACTGGCGCGGCAGGGGATCGCCTGCCTGCGCTTCGACTTCACCGGGCTGGGCGGCAGCGGCGGCGATTTCGGGCGCGCAGGCTTTGCCAGCGATGTCGAAGACCTCGTCGCCTCCGCCAACCACCTGTGCGACCGGTTCGAGGGCAAGATCCTCCTCGTCGGGCACAGCCTGGGCGGGGCGGCCGTGCTGGCGGCGGCGGACATGATCGGGCGCGACCGGGTCGCCGCCATCGCGACGATCGGCGCGCCGGCGGACGTTCCGCATGTGCTCGGCAACATCAAGGGCGATCTCGCCGCGATCGAGCGCGAGGGGGAAGGCGAGGTCACGATTGCGGGGCGCGCCTTCCAGCTGAGCCGCGAATTCCTCGACAAGACCCGCGCGATCGAATTGCCCGAGGAAGTCGCACGGCTCAAACTGCCGATCCTGATCGCGCATTCGCCGACCGACGAGATCGTGGGCATCGAGAATGCGGGAGCGCTGTTCGAGGCGGCCAAGCATCCCAAGAGCTTCGTCAGCCTCGCCGGCGCGGATCACTTGCTGACCAAGGCCGAAGACGCGCATTTCATCGCCGACATGATCGCCGCTTGGGGCGCGCGCTACATCCCGATGCGCGACGACTGGCCGATGCCCGAAGAGGGCGTCGTCGTGTGCACGGGCCACGGCAAGTTCGGCACCGAGGTCCACACGCCCTCGCACCGCTTCATCGTCGACGAGCCAACCGGCTACGGCGGCGACGATACCGGGCCCACGCCCTACGACCTGCTTACCGCCGCACTGGGCACATGCACCGCGATGACGATGAAAATGTACGCCGACCGCAAGGGGCTGCCATTCGAGGGTGCGCGCGTGGCGGTGACGCATGAGCGTAATCACGGGGACGAGTGCAATCATGTTGCGGCAATGGAGGAAGGCAAGCAGGTCCAGGCGCTCCACCGCACGATCACGCTGTTGGGCGACGACCTGACCGCCGAACAGCGCGCCAAGCTCATCGAGATCGCGGACAAGTGCCCGGTGCACAAGACGCTGGAGGGGCACCTGCATGTGCATACCCGGGTGGAGGAAAAGTAG
- a CDS encoding L,D-transpeptidase family protein: MVKTFLTFSCVVMALVAGFLLFLPQVIASQKNPSAAPRNDIVFVSNPVVQEVPPSPAPVLTRTRLLTRTRVAGATLPPAVDAALESGVLIVISKGSQHMFVFRDGALWDTSPVSTGKPGKDTPSGVFPILQKRVHHRSNIYSNAPMPHMQRLTWGGIALHAGHLPGYPASHGCIRLPRDFARALYRLTDMDSTTVVVVDQALAVPGEAMRLARAMPAPKPGERGHLVQRPEPRLADLGGAPINLLPEEGEEATGAPATSLAQNEARPVATPRAEEPRVRTARIEPEPVIGGQTIQLAAKGSVDEAEAYWSRISTRFPELEDYRKTITPAVVRSKQYYRLQVTGPDARAMCNAMKQSGADCFPVS, encoded by the coding sequence ATGGTTAAGACCTTTTTAACCTTTTCGTGCGTGGTCATGGCGCTGGTTGCGGGGTTCCTGCTTTTCCTCCCGCAGGTGATCGCCTCGCAGAAAAACCCCTCGGCGGCCCCGCGAAACGATATTGTTTTCGTGTCCAATCCGGTGGTGCAGGAGGTGCCGCCATCCCCCGCACCTGTCCTCACCAGAACGCGTCTCCTCACAAGAACGCGCGTCGCGGGAGCGACGCTGCCGCCGGCGGTCGACGCGGCGCTGGAATCGGGCGTACTGATCGTGATCAGCAAGGGATCGCAGCACATGTTCGTCTTCAGGGACGGCGCGCTGTGGGATACGTCGCCCGTATCGACCGGAAAGCCCGGCAAGGACACGCCCTCGGGCGTCTTCCCGATCCTGCAGAAGCGCGTCCACCACCGGTCCAACATCTATTCGAACGCGCCGATGCCGCACATGCAGCGCCTGACCTGGGGCGGGATCGCGCTCCATGCGGGCCACCTTCCGGGCTACCCGGCGTCGCATGGCTGCATCCGCCTGCCGAGGGATTTCGCGCGCGCGCTCTATCGGCTGACGGACATGGATTCGACCACCGTGGTCGTTGTCGACCAGGCGCTGGCGGTGCCCGGCGAGGCGATGCGACTGGCGCGCGCCATGCCCGCTCCCAAACCCGGCGAGCGCGGCCATCTCGTCCAGCGGCCCGAGCCGCGGCTGGCCGACCTGGGCGGCGCGCCGATCAATCTGCTGCCGGAAGAGGGCGAGGAAGCGACTGGCGCGCCGGCGACTTCGCTGGCGCAGAACGAGGCTCGACCGGTCGCCACGCCCCGAGCCGAAGAGCCCCGGGTGCGAACTGCGCGCATCGAACCGGAGCCGGTGATCGGCGGGCAGACGATTCAGCTGGCGGCGAAGGGCAGCGTCGACGAGGCGGAGGCCTATTGGTCGCGCATCAGCACGCGCTTTCCCGAGCTGGAGGACTATCGCAAGACGATCACCCCGGCGGTCGTCCGCTCGAAGCAGTATTACCGGCTTCAGGTCACGGGACCGGACGCGAGGGCGATGTGCAATGCGATGAAGCAATCGGGCGCCGACTGCTTCCCGGTCAGCTGA
- a CDS encoding AAA family ATPase, with amino-acid sequence MERFEGTQDYIATDDLKVAVNAAVTLRRPLLVKGEPGTGKTVLAHEIAKAVNAPLIEWNVKSTTKAHQGLYEYDAVARLRDGQLGDERVHDISNYIKKGKLWEAFESPELPVLLIDEIDKADIEFPNDLLQELDRMSFDVYETQQRIEAKERPIVVITSNNEKELPDAFLRRCFFHYIAFPDRETMREIIEVHFPGIQKNLVSKAMEIFYDIREVPGLKKKPSTSELLDWLKLLLNEDMPVEVLQDANPNKAIPPLHGALLKNEQDVMLFERLAFMSRRQS; translated from the coding sequence ATGGAGCGTTTCGAAGGCACGCAGGACTATATCGCGACCGACGATTTGAAGGTGGCGGTCAACGCGGCGGTAACGCTGCGCCGCCCGCTGCTGGTCAAGGGCGAGCCGGGTACGGGCAAGACGGTGCTGGCGCACGAGATCGCCAAGGCGGTGAACGCGCCGCTGATCGAATGGAACGTGAAGTCCACCACCAAGGCGCACCAGGGCCTGTACGAATACGACGCGGTCGCCCGCCTGCGCGACGGCCAGCTGGGTGACGAGCGCGTCCACGACATCTCGAACTACATCAAGAAGGGCAAGCTGTGGGAAGCGTTCGAAAGCCCCGAGCTGCCCGTGCTGCTGATCGACGAGATCGACAAGGCGGACATCGAGTTCCCCAACGACCTGCTGCAGGAGCTCGACCGGATGAGCTTCGACGTTTACGAAACGCAGCAGCGGATCGAGGCGAAGGAACGCCCGATCGTGGTCATCACCTCGAACAACGAGAAGGAGCTGCCCGACGCCTTCCTGCGCCGCTGCTTCTTCCACTACATCGCCTTCCCCGACCGCGAGACGATGCGCGAGATCATCGAGGTCCACTTCCCCGGCATCCAGAAGAACCTCGTCAGCAAGGCGATGGAGATCTTCTACGACATCCGCGAAGTCCCCGGCCTCAAGAAGAAGCCCAGCACCAGCGAACTGCTCGACTGGCTCAAGCTGTTGCTGAACGAGGACATGCCGGTCGAAGTGCTGCAGGACGCCAACCCCAACAAGGCGATCCCCCCGCTGCACGGCGCGCTGCTGAAGAACGAGCAGGACGTGATGCTGTTCGAACGGCTGGCTTTCATGAGCCGGCGTCAGAGCTGA